The Primulina huaijiensis isolate GDHJ02 chromosome 10, ASM1229523v2, whole genome shotgun sequence region AATCCCAGATTGGAAGAAGGAAGAAAAACACAATCAAAGAACATAAATTACCTTAGACGAACAAGATGAGCTAATCCCTGCAAGGAAAATGAATAGCAAAAGACACAGTTTAAAACCAGTCTGTTTAACATTTCTCGAAAAGCCCATTTCGTATATCCTTTCTTATGATGAACGGATGGCCGCGGATGAGGGATACGGCACTCAAGACAGGCAGAGAAAGACGCAGAGTAAATCAAAACAACATCAGAGCAAAGAGAGAAGAACGCAGGAAAATGGATGAGAGAGCAAATTTTTTACAACGATAAAAAGCTGGATATGGGCATAATGATGGCGAATCATGATTGTAAAGGCATATTCACAACTGAATTGTATGATTCGGAGTTGAAAGTTAGGAAGGCACTGAAAAAAGGGTAGATAACAAAACGTGAAAGGGTGGATGAAGAAGGTGGCCTTTGCTTTTCAAGTAACTGAAACAACCCCACGCCGTTATCCGCACTCCACATCACGCCGTTTGAAAAATATCCCTTTTGCTTAGATTTCTGCCAACGTTACATTATTTTATACTTGGCTTTTTCTCAAAATTCGCCATGCTTTCTGGTGAAAACCGCGGAATGTTGGGGTTCGTGTCTCTGTCTTCTTGGCCTTCATTTCTGGTGGGGGAAGATCATTTTCgtctttatatgattttttttattaatgtgatttatatttaaataagagtgatatcataattataaaaaaaaaaaattttgattataatgGCATTTGAATTTGTCATgtttatatatgaaaataatatcataattttaaaaattaccgGCATGCTAACTGCAATTtaaaatgttgaaaaaaaaagCATATGCGTAGTATGTATATTATATAAAGGCTAATTTGGCAAAAAAAATTGGTGTTTATTTTTGTCTCTAACATGTACATTCTTTACATATAGTATAGATATTTTCGATGGTGACAGCctaattgtttttaatattaaagTTAATTagttcttttaataataataactatacttgtatactattatattaagtttgagacacttagagtaactaactttggtgtcatgatctgttttaataattatatatattaataaaatgttaaaaatttaatacaaattgTATGTAGATCAGCGGATAGAGTCATTGTTTCTTGGGCATTAAGTTACATGTTCTATTCTTATTgagttcatttttttattcttttatttttctatttaattttaatttatatatcaaaattacagtataGCCACTCacttcttataattatattttgatgctcatttttctattattattttttaataaagttgaggacatgatagtAACCACCTAGGAAAGACACcaattttttctctcaactttacCTTTATAAgatattaatattatacttttgtttttcgttttatttaaaatttcaacacacacttttatttatttttttttatttcaacaatttaaatatcaatttagtccctccataatttgtcaaatttcactttagtccatcgataatgacAAAAAAACTATACACACGCATCACGTGTGCAGATTAACTAGTATTTACGGAGAATGAGTGAATGAcaatctatatctatatatattatatattttataagaaaAGGTGTTGCTATATATGGTACATATCTACCAAAAACTTCAtgttataaaagaaaataaatgtaaattagttttatattttataatttctcattttccaatatcattaattaatttgttttttaaaaataagttattCGAGTATTGAACACTGTTTTTCAAAGACTTCTAAAgaattttttaatctttttagaTTTAGAATAGTAAACCAACTTTTAAATATTGGATTGTTTTCTGGATGTTTAAGTTGatttcaattaaaagaaatatgatctttattagattttattttattttattttttaaaataattaacttcaTTAAGTATGATATAATCAAATGGAAGAcgttaaatataatttaatgcaCGATTCATAAAAACTTACATGATTTAATAATTTCTCAGAAAGTATCGAACTTTGAGACATGTAAGTAGTATATGAGGTTTGACGAAAACagaaaaatataacttttatttcaataaaaattgttGCGTAGTGATTACAAATGAGTACTATTCTTTAAGTAGTACTAAACTTCCCACTATTACAAAAATCTATACATGACATAATTTTCTGCCACTACTATATATGACAAAGCTCAGTGAATACGGAACGTTCGATCCTACCCCCACAGGATTTGGATGGTCCAGATTCAGCCACATTtgtgatgttaaaaaaaaattggacccCAAGTACTTGTGGCTAAATCTGGACCGTGGATCTACACATAGGACACTGCCCCCACATGTGGGGTGAAATATTCCGGTGAATACATTGCATTATTCTACCACTACTATACATGATATGACAAAAGTTAATTACACATTGACATAAAGTTAcatacaaacaaaaaaaaaattagaggataatattacaaatatttaatatttcactaaaatcaaattcattcgaaaaatttaaatttacaatGATAGATACGATAATTACGAATTATACAtgtattaacatttttttttgtaagtcATTcggttaaataaataaataatttaaaagaaatattatatcatagaattcgttataatatatttttgaaaaaaataatactaacaacactaatattattttataataatatgttACGATAGTTAAAAAAAAAGCTAAAAATTAGTAGCCTAATTAAACTGTTTGCcaacatatttacaataaattactcaatgtagaaaaaaataaatttacctaAACTAGTTTGAGTAACTTtcatgtgagatggtctcacgtaTCTATATTCATGAAACGAGTCGACTCAATTTATATcttgagtaaaaaaaataaatttgacatAAAACGATATTTTTCATGAACCGATTCAGGTAGAAGATTCGTATCACAGATTGACTAATGAGACAGACTCATATAAAATACATCTTAtgtttatatcaatattttaaaaaataatttcagaaCATATTAAGAATTTTAGAGTATAAAAGTATGaagtgtatttttaaaaaaattatagtgtCAAGACAATTTTATGACGAGTGACCCTACATGATATTTTTtaggtgcgtgtgagtgagaaaGTAAACACAATGAAAAGACCCGTGTCTATTTAGTTGAGACAATCATCGAATATACAGCGTTACAGACCCACCCTCCCCACTTGGTGACCGGTTGTGGGCCAACCGATCTGTCGCAACCCACCAAATTACACACAAAATTAACTAGGTTTGTCGGGATATCTGCTCCGTCACCTAAAATATATGAGTTGAGTTGATAATTTTTCAACTGTCAAAATTCTGGTTGTCCCGCTAAATGACGAGTTACGGTCGGATCGCCCAACTAACGTGTTTAGTATGATCAGAAGTTTAACTGTAAATACAAAATGTcgataaagaaaattttatatcatgttGGTTGGTTTAGCACCGACAAGTCAAATTCCATTTACGTGGAGTGGAATTCTTATATTATGTTGGTTTGATAGGgagatattatattatgttgttttatattttatttacaagaATAATGTTAGTTGGTTTATTACTCATAAGAATTGGTGTACTGCTCTCTTTATGGAGTTGAATCCTTATTAGATAGTTTAAATTTATATCACGATACTCATATTTCTTGCATCTATGATTTGCACAATTTGAATTTCGATACACAAGGTCGAGCCGACTCACTATGACTCCACAACGGCCCTagaaaatatatgaaataatcAAAACATGCAAATACCTATTTGCAAGCCATGTTTTCAAAACCGGACCGTACTGGACTGGTTGGTTCAACTGAGATCTGGTCATTATTAGTCTCGACTGACCAAACTTAAAAACGAGTTTAACTGTCAAATCGATCAAAACTGGTCGAACGATCATGAATCAGTGAACTATTAAAAAATAGCCGAAATAGTTCtgctaagttttttttttaaaatttaattgttctttatatatatatatatatatatatatattgaattttgaattttgttaaaaatattattttattaatattagaacttattttatttgtaattttttggttaaaaatatatataattagatttttatttttattatatgtatgttgttgtttagattttaaattttggtaaatattttttttattaattgtatataaatttaagaatttttaattcaaaatcattaAACGAGTCGAGATAACCCGCCTCCATTGGGCCGATGAAGCACGAGGTCATTGGACATGAGGCAATTCATTGATGACATAGTTTGCTCTGCACATTTCGATTCcttgtttttcttattttatttaagaaaaattaaattagaaaTCCATAAGCCAAATTTATTGGAAAACTAGTTAGTTATTATGTACATGTGATATGTgtgtaaacattttttttatcattattatagactaaaatgaaatttgacaaattatgaagtgattaatttgatatttgaattgttgaaataaaaaaaattaaaaaaaaaatatgtgttgaaattaaaaataaaaaaataaaaaattaatattttcagcTATTTTCAAACGTGAATTGTAAAGTATTTgagttaataatattattattattggttagtaaaattacaaaattagcCTCACAAGTCATACAGCATATCCCAATCATATAATGAATAACGTTGAATTATTTAATGAAGGGACACCGAGCACCCCCGCTATGTGCCCTATGTCTTTAAAAGTAATAACGCAAAGGTTAAATCGGTCATTGCATCTACAGAGTACCAAACTACGGGGCAATGACCGAAACTCAATGGCCTCCGAGATCCCGACACGTGTCCAGATCATCAACCTAGAGGCCATCCAACGGCACAAACCCCTCCACAAAGAAACACAGAGAAAACACAAAGGGGGATCGTTCGCTCGGACGATGAGGTGGCGGGCATCCATTCGTTCTCGGAGGAACCGACGGATCGACTACGTGGCGGGAGAAATTTGAATTCCCGCCCAAACCCGGGCTTCGTTTCGATATCGGTAGGGAATTTTTGACACTCTTTCCTTTGAAACCCCTAAAAATTCTCGTATCTCTCACACACTAACACACACTCTCCCCTATCATTCATTGTATACGCTTCTTAAATCCCCCCACGCGCATCCACTGCATTGGATATCTCTTTCGTGTTTATCGCTATTATTTGTACTATTCCAGGCGAAGGTGAGTTGGAGGTTCGATCGCCGTTGACTCGACCGAGTCGCGCCGATTTTCGGCTGTTTTTAACGATATTCTCTTTGTTTTTCTTATCAGGCGAGATATGAAGGGCGGAAGGTCGAAAACGGAATCCAAAAAGGGTGATGCGAAGTAAGTTTCTTGAGATTTTTTAGAtctgtgtttttttttgttttttttttaaatttatttttgattttgaatttcGAGAAGGCTATCGGTGAAGAAAGGAGCTCCATCCTCTGGAAAAAAGCCGGCGGCGAAGAAGGGAAAGGCAGCTAAGGATCCAAACGCTCCTAAGAGGCCTGCTAGTGCTTTCTTTGTTTTCATGTAATTCAGCGTTTTCGGGGTTTTTAGATGAATAGGTTGCATAGTTATCTTTcctttgattttgaaatatccGTCTTTCAATCAAATACAGGGAGGACTTCAGGAAGCAGTTCAAAGAAAAGCACCCGAATAACAAATCCGTTGCCGCTgttagtatttaatttatgtatCCGATTGAAAAGTTCATGAGAATATGGTTTGATTATGCTATGTCATGGAAAATTTGCGTAGGTCGGTAAAGCTGGTGGTGACAAATGGAAATCAATGTCTGATGCGGTATACGTTCTCTTGAAATTTGACTTGTTCGGTagtttctttttctctttttgcACAGTGTTATCATCATTAGTTCTAAATCGTTCCAGGAGAAAGCTCCCTTTGTCGCCAAGGCTGAGAAGAGGAAGGCTGAATACGAGAAAACTCTCCAAGCCTACAACAAGAAAAAGGCATTTCCTCGATTCTTAAATCTCGAAGGAACTATCAATTGAATCTTTGTTATCATCCGTTAAAGTGCTTTAAAAACATTTCCCAATAGGCCGAAGGAACTGATGCTGAAGAAGAGAGTGACAAGTCGAAGTCTGAAGTGCATGACGACGAAGACGATGACGATGAAGGCAGCGCAGAGGTATGATGGGTTGTTTTCCAATTGTTGCCCTGCCCACCCATGATTCTGAATTATTAATAAATGTATTGAGATTTaacaattgatttttttttgtaatattctTCAAATAATTAGGATGATGATGAGGATGATGAAGACTAATCCATCTGCTGATCTCATGAAGTTTGGGTTTAGAATTATGCCATAAACAATTCCCTCTGAGCTAGGCGACTACTATGCATAAGTAAAACTGTATTTGGTAGGAAAAGAAGTGAATTTAGTTAACCTCGATCGAAAGGTCAGATGAGATTGTTTATTTTGTACTCGATTGTTTTCCTATCCTCCCATCGCTGCTTAATTATAAATCTACTCTTTCGTTCTTTAGGTTTAAGCTGTCTTTGAATTACGTTTCTTTATTGGTGTTTGATttactttaattataatattccaATATTCTGTGTGGCTAAAATCGTTTGTGCAAAGAGTGCTCCACTTTTCTAAGCGGCccgacattttattttaaaaagtagtGGTGGATTGGTTGTTGGCATTGCGTTTCGAGAAGAAATGCTTGAAGATGTTGTTCATGAGATGATTTTAGGTTTTTGTTCTATACACTGATTTATAATATGTATTTCCATctaaaatattatgaaattaaaagattcttgattggatagAAGTTATTGTTTATTTGGCTGGTTTATCctgataaatacatgaaaatttaTTGTGAAGTGTTAGCAATCAAACTCATTTAAATTACTATTGGAAATGGCTGTTCTGTTACCTTTTTCCATAACTAAAAGAATTTGCAAGTAATACTAACCGATAGAATGTCTCTTTCTAGCCTAAGGTCCGGGAATTTAAGATCACCCTCGTGTATAGGTCATTGTATGACCTGGTTTAAGCTCAGAGTTGAATAAAATGTACTTTTGGTTGTCATGTTTTGCTTGTTAAAATAGTCCAATATAGGTTAGGGATGGAAATCTTCATTTACACACTATTTTCAATAAGATACTTGAACTCTCACAATCCCGAAATAATAAGAGCAAGAAAATAAATGACTGATCGGGATGAAGGGGAAGCAACAGAGCGCACAAAGCAATGATGAAGTAGTTCTTTTCGATTATCCAAATCGTGAGTGATACTGAGAAATTGTAAACACTTTTAACTGTGTTGAACTTGCATTAGTTCTTATGCGTGGAAGGCGGACTGAACCAGATCCTCCTTTCGTGGATGTTGGATTTGTACATCTCTTCGTGGGCCTTTATTGAGTTCATTGTTTTAGGGCAGGCCTCAGTATAGAGCGCACATCGAAACATGATCACATGTATTATATTGGGTTTTCTTTAAGTCTTCTATAATAGGTATTTGGTGGGcctatatttacataaatatcttATGAGAACCCATGTTTCTATAATCGACTGATGATAAATCGATCCACATTAAAGTAACGGTTGAgaatcatattttataaaatcataattaatatattaaattatatatttattaatgtttaaaaatcaaataagctCTAATACCAAAATAATAtctttaataaaattcaaaattaaaacaatCATATATATATNNNNNNNNNNNNNNNNNNNNNNNNNNNNNNNNNNNNNNNNNNNNNNNNNNNNNNNNNNNNNNNNNNNNNNNNNNNNNNNNNNNNNNNNNNNNNNNNNNNNNNNNNNNNNNNNNNNNNNNNNNNNNNNNNNNNNNNNNNNNNNNNNNNNNNNNNNNNNNNNNNNNNNNNNNNNNNNNNNNNNNNNNNNNNNNNNNNNNNNNNNNNNNNNNNNNNNNNNNNNNNNNNNNNNNNNNNNNNNNNNNNNNNNNNNNNNNNNNNNNNNNNNNNNNNNNNNNNNNNNNNNNNNNNNNNNNNNNNNNNNNNNNNNNNNNNNNNNNNNNNNNNNNNNNNNNNNNNNNNNNNNNNNNNNNNNNNNNNNNNNNNNNNNNNNNNNNNNNNNNNNNNNNNNNNNNNNNNNNNNNNNNNNNNNNNNNNNNNNNNNNNNNNNNNNNNNNNNNNNNNNNNNNNNNNNNNNNNNNNNNNNNNNNNNNNNNNNNNNNNNNNNNNNNNNNNNNNNNNNNNNNNNNNNNNNNNNNNNNNNNNNNNNNNNNNNNNNNNNNNNNNNNNNNNNNNNNNNNNNNNNNNNNNNNNNNNNNNNNNNNNNNNNNNNNNNNNNNNNNNNNNNNNNNNNNNNNNNNNNNNNNNNNNNNNNNNNNNNNNNNNNNNNNNNNNNNNNNNNNNNNNNNNNNNNNNNNNNNNNNNNNNNNNNNNNNNNNNNNNNNNNNNNNNNNNNNNNNNNNNNNNNNNNNNNNNNNNNNNNNNNNNNNNNNNNNNNNNNNNNNNNNNNNNNNNNNNNNNNNNNNNNNNNNNNNNNNNNNNNNNNNNNNNNNNNNNNNNNNNNNNNNNNNNNNNNNNNNNNNNNNNNNNNNNNNNNNNNNNNNNNNNNNNNNNNNNNNNNNNNNNNNNNNNNNNNNNNNNNNNNNNNNNNNNNNNNNNNNNNNNNNNNNNNNNNNNNNNNNNNNNNNNNNNNNNNNNNNNNNNNNNNNNNNNNNNNNNNNNNNNNNNNNNNNNNNNNNNNNNNNNNNNNNNNNNNNNNNNNNNNNNNNNNNNNNNNNNNNNNNNNNNNNNNNNNNNNNNNNNNNNNNNNNNNNNNNNNNNNNNNNNNNNNNNNNNNNNNNNNNNNNNNNNNNNNNNNNNNNNNNNNNNNNNNNNNNNNNNNNNNNNNNNNNNNNNNNNNNNNNNNNNNNNNNNNNNNNNNNNNNNNNNNNNNNNNNNNNNNNNNNNNNNNNNNNNNNNNNNNNNNNNNNNNNNNNNNNNNNNNNNNNNNNNNNNNNNNNNNNNNNNNNNNNNNNNNNNNNNNNNNNNNNNNNNNNNNNNNNNNNNNNNNNNNNNNNNNNNNNNNNNNNNNNNNNNNNNNNNNNNNNNNNNNNNNNNNNNNNNNNNNNNNNNNNNNNNNNNNNNNNNNNNNNNNNNNNNNNNNNNNNNNNNNNNNNNNNNNNNNNNNNNNNNNNNNNNNNNNNNNNNNNNNNNNNNNNNNNNNNNNNNNNNNNNNNNNNNNNNNNNNNNNNNNNNNNNNNNNNNNNNNNNNNNNNNNNNNNNNNNNNNNNNNNNNNNNNNNNNNNNNNNNNNNNNNNNNNNNNNNNNNNNNNNNNNNNNNNNNNNNNNNNNNNNNNNNNNNNNNNNNNNNNNNNNNNNNNNNNNNNNNNNNNNNNNNNNNNNNNNNNNNNNNNNNNNNNNNNNNNNNNNNNNNNNNNNNNNNNNNNNNNNNNNNNNNNNNNNNNNNNNNNNNNNNNNNNNNNNNNNNNNNNNNNNNNNNNNNNNNNNNNNNNNNNNNNNNNNNNNNNNNNNNNNNNNNNNNNNNNNNNNNNNNNNNNNNNNNNNNNNNNNNNNNNNNNNNNNNNNNNNNNNNNNNNNNNNNNNNNNNNNNNNNNNNNNNNNNNNNNNNNNNNNNNNNNNNNNNNNNNNNNNNNNNNNNNNNNNNNNNNNNNNNNNNNNNNNNNNNNNNNNNNNNNNNNNNNNNNNNNNNNNNNNNNNNNNNNNNNNNNNNNNNNNNNNNNNNNNNNNNNNNNNNNNNNNNNNNNNNNNNNNNNNNNNNNNNNNNNNNNNNNNNNNNNNNNNNNNNNNNNNNNNNNNNNNNNNNNNNNNNNNNNNNNNNNNNNNNNNNNNNNNNNNNNNNNNNNNNNNNNNNNNNNNNNNNNNNNNNNNNNNNNNNNNNNNNNNNNNNNNNNNNNNNNNNNNNNNNNNNNNNNNNNNNNNNNNNNNNNNNNNNNNNNNNNNNNNNNNNNNNNNNNNNNNNNNNNNNNNNNNNNNNNNNNNNNNNNNNNNNNNNNNNNNNNNNNNNNNNNNNNNNNNNNNNNNNNNNNNNNNNNNNNNNNNNNNNNNNNNNNNNNNNNNNNNNNNNNNNNNNNNNNNNNNNNNNNNNNNNNNNNNNNNNNNNNNNNNNNNNNNNNNNNNNNNNNNNNNNNNNNNNNNNNNNNNNNNNNNNNNNNNNNNNNNNNNNNNNNNNNNNNNNNNNNNNNNNNNNNNNNNNNNNNNNNNNNNNNNNNNNNNNNNNNNNNNNNNNNNNNNNNNNNNNNNNNNNNNNNNNNNNNNNNNNNNNNNNNNNNNNNNNNNNNNNNNNNNNNNNNNNNNNNNNNNNNNNNNNNNNNNNNNNNNNNNNNNNNNNNNNNNNNNNNNNNNNNNNNNNNNNNNNNNNNNNNNNNNNNNNNNNNNNNNNNNNNNNNNNNNNNNNNNNNNNNNNNNNNNNNNNNNNNNNNNNNNNNNNNNNNNNNNNNNNNNNNNNNNNNNNNNNNNNNNNNNNNNNNNNNNNNNNNNNNNNNNNNNNNNNNNNNNNNNNNNNNNNNNNNNNNNNNNNNNNNNNNNNNNNNNNNNNNNNNNNNNNNNNNNNNNNNNNNNNNNNNNNNNNNNNNNNNNNNNNNNNNNNNNNNNNNNNNNNNNNNNNNNNNNNNNNNNNNNNNNNNNNNNNNNNNNNNNNNNNNNNNNNNNNNNNNNNNNNNNNNNNNNNNNNNNNNNNNNNNNNNNNNNNNNNNNNNNNNNNNNNNNNNNNNNNNNNNNNNNNNNNNNNNNNNNNNNNNNNNNNNNNNNNNNNNNNNNNNNNNNNNNNNNNNNNNNNNNNNNNNNNNNNNNNNNNNNNNNNNNNNNNNNNNNNNNNNNNNNNNNNNNNNNNNNNNNNNNNNNNNNNNNNNNNNNNNNNNNNNNNNNNNNNNNNNNNNN contains the following coding sequences:
- the LOC140987028 gene encoding HMG1/2-like protein isoform X2, encoding MKGGRSKTESKKGDAKLSVKKGAPSSGKKPAAKKGKAAKDPNAPKRPASAFFVFMEDFRKQFKEKHPNNKSVAAVGKAGGDKWKSMSDAEKAPFVAKAEKRKAEYEKTLQAYNKKKAEGTDAEEESDKSKSEVHDDEDDDDEGSAEV
- the LOC140987028 gene encoding HMG1/2-like protein isoform X1, producing MKGGRSKTESKKGDAKLSVKKGAPSSGKKPAAKKGKAAKDPNAPKRPASAFFVFMEDFRKQFKEKHPNNKSVAAVGKAGGDKWKSMSDAEKAPFVAKAEKRKAEYEKTLQAYNKKKAEGTDAEEESDKSKSEVHDDEDDDDEGSAEDDDEDDED